The following proteins are encoded in a genomic region of Glycine soja cultivar W05 chromosome 17, ASM419377v2, whole genome shotgun sequence:
- the LOC114392244 gene encoding NADH dehydrogenase [ubiquinone] 1 beta subcomplex subunit 3-B-like isoform X2, protein MGSGSGKHTGEFFRRRDAWRKHPMLTNQLRHATPGLGIAVVAFGIYLVGEQVYNRLYAPDPHSISHVKAGDHH, encoded by the exons ATGGGATCTGGAAGTGGAAAACACACTGGAGAGTTCTTCAGGAGAAGGGATGCATGGAGGAAGCATCCGATGCTCACCAATCAGCTCCGCCACGCCACCCCTGGCCTTGGCATCGCCGTCGTCGCCTTCGGTATCTACCTCGTCGGCGAACAAGTCTACAATAGGCTCTATGCTCCCGATCCTCATTCGATTTCTCAC GTGAAAGCCGGGGATCACCACTAA
- the LOC114392244 gene encoding NADH dehydrogenase [ubiquinone] 1 beta subcomplex subunit 3-B-like isoform X1 produces MGSGSGKHTGEFFRRRDAWRKHPMLTNQLRHATPGLGIAVVAFGIYLVGEQVYNRLYAPDPHSISHVALLFSLFQFTSHTPLSY; encoded by the coding sequence ATGGGATCTGGAAGTGGAAAACACACTGGAGAGTTCTTCAGGAGAAGGGATGCATGGAGGAAGCATCCGATGCTCACCAATCAGCTCCGCCACGCCACCCCTGGCCTTGGCATCGCCGTCGTCGCCTTCGGTATCTACCTCGTCGGCGAACAAGTCTACAATAGGCTCTATGCTCCCGATCCTCATTCGATTTCTCACGTAGCTCTTCTGTTTTCCCTTTTTCAATTCACTTCACACACTCCTTTATCTTATTGA